One Campylobacter lari DNA segment encodes these proteins:
- a CDS encoding Spx/MgsR family RNA polymerase-binding regulatory protein: MLKFYGIKNCNSVKKAVDYLKSKQIEFEFLDIKKLDEKTLNFWLSKRNVLELVNTAGMSARKLGLNKEKLQNLNQDEIKAMILQNPTLIKRPLIVKDDEVFIAKEYESF, encoded by the coding sequence ATGTTAAAATTTTATGGTATTAAAAATTGTAATAGTGTTAAAAAGGCTGTGGATTATTTAAAATCTAAGCAAATTGAATTTGAATTTTTAGATATTAAAAAGCTAGATGAAAAAACTTTAAATTTTTGGCTTAGTAAAAGAAATGTTTTGGAGCTTGTAAATACAGCGGGTATGAGTGCTAGAAAATTAGGCTTAAATAAAGAAAAACTTCAAAATTTAAACCAAGATGAAATTAAAGCAATGATTTTGCAAAACCCAACACTCATAAAACGCCCATTAATTGTAAAAGATGATGAAGTTTTTATAGCTAAAGAATATGAGAGTTTTTAA
- a CDS encoding bifunctional anthranilate synthase component I family protein/class IV aminotransferase — protein sequence MAFAIFGKYLYDDLAFALKAYTQKESKKAFKTIEKYKNQYYFLGYIQYEFYKYLEDKNYKSKEPFLYFFAFKTRKIFTSEEKNLDFYPSFSSNLNEEKYFENFDKVKDAIAKGQSYQVNLTQELHLQSNLNLYESFLSLYPKQNTPYKAYMKNEFLELASFSPELFFKIKNKKIITKPMKGTIKRSNNPKEDENLKNFLKCDEKTISENVMIVDLLRNDISKLIKKHSLKCELFKVKTYPTLHQLISKIRGKLKQKNDYFKIFKALFPCGSITGAPKIETIKLIENLEQRKRGVYCGAIGLIHKNKAKFSVAIRTLEKKNNDDFLRYGVGSGLVWDSQKQDEFEELKLKSKILEPNFYLFETMYYKNHSILFFKEHLQRILNSANFFGFDTQRLIHDFKNILESKDKKFHFKSLQNFNNFVFNHHHFFTKSNFTQKGSKAIKLKLFKNGLYEFDFSNIQENSSKKLLISKDIVKVNLLTHHKTSLRSLYEANSHLWKENICYDIVFFDEKGILCEGSRTNIIINLNDEYFTPYAKNCLNGIYRQALLKHKLIKEKDIAKNELLNAKEIYAINSLRGLKRVFL from the coding sequence ATGGCATTTGCTATATTTGGAAAATATCTTTACGATGATCTTGCTTTCGCTCTTAAAGCCTATACCCAAAAAGAAAGCAAAAAAGCTTTTAAAACCATAGAAAAATATAAAAATCAATATTATTTTTTAGGTTATATCCAATATGAATTTTATAAATATTTAGAAGATAAAAATTATAAAAGCAAAGAGCCTTTTTTATATTTTTTTGCTTTTAAAACAAGAAAAATCTTTACAAGTGAAGAAAAAAATTTAGACTTTTATCCAAGTTTTTCATCCAATTTAAACGAAGAAAAGTATTTTGAAAACTTTGACAAAGTTAAAGATGCTATAGCTAAAGGACAAAGTTATCAGGTTAATCTCACTCAAGAATTACATTTACAATCAAATCTTAATTTATACGAGAGTTTTTTAAGCCTTTATCCTAAGCAAAATACCCCTTATAAAGCTTATATGAAAAATGAATTTTTAGAACTAGCTTCATTTTCACCTGAGCTTTTTTTTAAAATCAAAAATAAAAAAATCATCACAAAACCCATGAAAGGCACAATCAAACGCTCAAATAATCCAAAAGAAGATGAAAATCTAAAAAATTTTTTAAAATGCGATGAAAAAACCATTAGCGAAAATGTAATGATAGTTGATTTATTACGCAATGATATTTCAAAACTCATCAAAAAACATTCTTTAAAATGCGAACTTTTTAAGGTTAAAACCTACCCTACCTTACACCAACTTATTTCAAAAATAAGAGGAAAATTAAAGCAAAAAAATGATTATTTTAAAATTTTCAAAGCCCTTTTTCCATGTGGATCCATCACAGGAGCACCCAAAATAGAAACTATTAAACTCATAGAAAATTTAGAGCAAAGAAAACGCGGGGTTTATTGTGGTGCAATAGGTTTAATCCATAAAAACAAAGCAAAATTTAGCGTAGCCATACGCACTTTAGAGAAAAAAAATAATGATGATTTTTTAAGATATGGTGTGGGAAGTGGGCTTGTGTGGGACTCACAAAAGCAAGATGAATTTGAAGAATTAAAACTAAAAAGCAAAATTTTAGAACCTAACTTTTATTTATTTGAAACAATGTATTATAAAAATCATTCTATTTTATTTTTCAAAGAACATTTACAAAGAATTTTAAACTCAGCTAATTTTTTTGGCTTTGATACCCAAAGATTAATACATGATTTTAAAAATATACTAGAGAGTAAAGATAAAAAATTCCATTTTAAATCTTTACAAAATTTTAATAATTTTGTTTTCAACCATCATCATTTTTTTACAAAAAGTAATTTTACTCAAAAAGGTTCAAAAGCTATTAAGCTAAAACTTTTTAAAAATGGCCTTTATGAGTTTGATTTTAGCAATATACAAGAAAATTCAAGTAAAAAACTACTCATAAGTAAAGACATCGTAAAAGTAAATCTTTTAACACACCATAAAACATCTCTGCGTAGTTTATATGAAGCAAATTCACATCTATGGAAAGAAAATATTTGCTATGATATAGTTTTTTTTGATGAAAAAGGCATACTTTGTGAGGGTTCAAGAACTAATATTATTATAAATTTAAATGATGAGTATTTTACTCCTTATGCTAAAAACTGCCTCAATGGCATTTATAGACAAGCACTCTTAAAACATAAACTCATTAAAGAAAAAGATATCGCTAAAAATGAGCTTTTAAATGCTAAAGAAATTTATGCTATTAATTCTTTAAGAGGCTTAAAAAGGGTGTTTTTGTGA
- the trmD gene encoding tRNA (guanosine(37)-N1)-methyltransferase TrmD: MKYTFVSLFPELIEPYFQTSILARAKEKGILEFAFVNPRNFTTNKHFKVDDYKIGGGAGLLLQAQPLYDCLRHIKKQDKNVHFVFLLPCAKTFKQTDAKRLSKKDHICFVSSRYEGLDERIVEEFANEVFSIGDFILTGGELASLVMCDAISRNIQDVLGNSESLSEESFENDLLEAPSFSKPFIFEKENKKFYVPSEFLKGNHAKITALKTTLASCKTKYFRPDLYQKHERKF, translated from the coding sequence ATGAAATATACTTTTGTAAGTTTATTCCCAGAGCTTATTGAGCCTTATTTTCAAACTTCTATTTTAGCAAGAGCAAAAGAAAAAGGGATATTAGAATTTGCTTTTGTTAATCCTAGAAATTTTACCACAAACAAGCACTTTAAAGTAGATGATTATAAAATAGGAGGAGGCGCAGGGCTTTTATTGCAAGCTCAGCCTTTGTATGATTGCTTAAGACATATTAAAAAGCAAGATAAAAATGTTCATTTTGTTTTTCTTTTGCCTTGCGCTAAGACTTTTAAACAAACTGATGCTAAAAGATTAAGCAAGAAAGATCACATTTGCTTTGTAAGTAGTAGATATGAGGGTTTGGATGAGCGTATTGTGGAAGAATTTGCTAATGAGGTATTTTCTATAGGTGACTTTATACTTACAGGTGGAGAATTAGCGTCTTTGGTGATGTGTGATGCTATTAGCAGAAATATTCAAGATGTTCTTGGAAATAGCGAAAGCTTAAGTGAAGAAAGTTTTGAAAATGACTTATTAGAAGCCCCATCGTTTTCTAAACCTTTTATTTTTGAAAAGGAAAATAAAAAATTTTATGTGCCTTCAGAGTTTTTAAAGGGAAATCACGCTAAAATCACAGCTTTAAAAACTACTTTGGCGTCTTGCAAAACGAAATATTTTCGTCCTGATTTGTATCAAAAGCATGAACGCAAATTTTAA
- the rplS gene encoding 50S ribosomal protein L19 — protein MKNKYIEQFEQKQIEGKNVPEFRAGDTLRLAIRIKEGDKTRIQNFEGICIARRGNGVDETFIVRKIGANNVGVERIFPIYSESLESITVLRRGRVRRARLFYLRDRRGKAARIKELKK, from the coding sequence ATGAAAAATAAATACATTGAGCAATTTGAACAAAAACAAATTGAAGGTAAAAATGTTCCAGAATTTCGTGCTGGAGATACTTTAAGACTTGCTATTCGCATTAAAGAAGGCGATAAAACAAGAATTCAAAACTTTGAAGGTATTTGTATAGCACGTAGAGGAAATGGTGTAGATGAAACTTTCATCGTACGTAAAATCGGTGCTAACAATGTGGGTGTTGAAAGAATTTTCCCTATTTATAGCGAAAGTTTAGAAAGTATTACAGTATTAAGAAGAGGTCGTGTACGCCGTGCTAGATTATTCTACCTAAGAGATAGAAGAGGTAAGGCTGCTCGTATTAAAGAACTTAAAAAATAA
- the rimM gene encoding ribosome maturation factor RimM (Essential for efficient processing of 16S rRNA), translating to MKNDLVQVAKLGKSVGLKGYVKLHNLSDFYEQFKIGAKFFDINQKIYTIKAFDKIRSLVLFEGFESVEAAKTLTNITLFQTIEATKETCKLKKDEYFYFDIIGCDVIENEQKLGVVEDILESGAGFLFCIKCDEKLQTKVKNFYIPYVDKYIQKVDVENKKIFTQSALDILENS from the coding sequence TTGAAGAATGATTTAGTCCAAGTTGCTAAACTTGGGAAAAGTGTTGGTTTAAAAGGTTATGTAAAATTACATAATCTTAGTGATTTTTATGAGCAGTTTAAAATAGGTGCTAAATTTTTTGATATTAATCAAAAAATTTACACCATAAAGGCTTTTGATAAAATTAGATCTTTGGTTTTATTTGAAGGCTTTGAGAGTGTTGAGGCTGCTAAAACCTTAACTAATATTACTCTTTTTCAAACTATTGAAGCCACAAAAGAAACCTGCAAATTGAAAAAAGATGAATATTTTTATTTTGACATAATTGGATGTGATGTTATTGAAAATGAGCAAAAACTAGGTGTAGTTGAAGACATTTTAGAAAGTGGAGCAGGATTTTTATTTTGTATAAAATGTGATGAAAAACTACAAACAAAGGTTAAAAACTTTTATATTCCCTATGTTGATAAATATATTCAAAAAGTTGATGTAGAAAATAAAAAGATATTCACACAATCTGCTTTAGATATTTTAGAAAATTCATGA
- the rpsP gene encoding 30S ribosomal protein S16, producing the protein MTVIRLTKMGRKKRPFYRIVVTDSRKRRDGSWIESIGYYNPMVEPEVVKFDAERLAYWKSVGAKLSDRVAAITSK; encoded by the coding sequence ATGACAGTAATCAGACTTACAAAAATGGGACGTAAAAAAAGACCATTTTATCGTATAGTTGTAACTGATAGTAGAAAAAGACGTGATGGTAGCTGGATAGAAAGCATTGGATATTATAATCCTATGGTTGAACCTGAAGTGGTAAAATTTGATGCTGAGCGTTTAGCTTATTGGAAAAGCGTAGGTGCTAAATTAAGCGATAGAGTAGCAGCTATTACAAGCAAATAA
- a CDS encoding anthranilate synthase component II — translation MRVLIIDNYDSFTYTIAFYLKELNITYKIIKNDKFKNPKKLKKYNFTHLLISPGPNSPKESKLSLKAIKYFKKDKKILGICLGHQCIAHVFGGKISKLPNPTHGKVKTIKFKPNPLFKNLKQNFKICLYHSLYVSYIGKKCEILAHSEDNIIMTLKHKKYDIYGVQFHPEAILSQNGKKLLKNFLTL, via the coding sequence GTGAGAGTTTTGATTATAGATAATTATGATTCTTTTACCTACACTATAGCCTTTTATTTAAAAGAATTAAATATTACTTATAAAATCATCAAAAACGATAAATTTAAAAATCCAAAAAAGCTTAAAAAATATAATTTTACACATCTTTTAATCTCCCCTGGACCAAATTCTCCAAAAGAATCAAAGTTAAGCTTAAAAGCTATAAAATATTTTAAAAAAGATAAAAAAATTCTTGGAATTTGTCTAGGACACCAATGCATAGCACATGTTTTTGGTGGTAAAATTTCTAAACTTCCAAACCCAACTCATGGTAAGGTAAAAACTATAAAATTTAAACCAAACCCACTTTTTAAAAATCTTAAGCAAAATTTTAAAATTTGTTTATATCACTCTCTTTATGTTAGCTATATAGGTAAAAAATGTGAAATTTTAGCCCATAGTGAAGATAATATCATCATGACTTTAAAACATAAAAAATACGACATTTATGGAGTTCAATTCCACCCCGAAGCCATACTAAGTCAAAATGGTAAAAAGCTACTTAAAAATTTTCTTACATTATAA
- a CDS encoding autotransporter outer membrane beta-barrel domain-containing protein, protein MVNNKVSNVTIVNQGSINGKVSGIKSQGTIDSILNSGTISGGSHYGVYVNGGSVESIENQKDGVIQGNKSGIHLDNQAKISSVVNKGTIVTTSASGVGLYEAGAGINVITWGTSIKTIDNQGLILTSNAGIGVLSSATNGDSNVETLKNSGTIEYTGSLDMINEKNEGFGQGAGIYISNMDGIPKINTIENSGLINTYNGMYFSLGSQVENINNLGTIHAIKDGIVLGNDVGSNEKRQTEIKHINNTGSIIAGRHGIFIDKSSNQEVPFYINTIENKGTILGQSGAGIFISAPKEHIKDYVKLDGSNSLIAGGTAGIHNKGTIGTNNNGASVNNGNVIDLQNGATIAALSPNKDGSFNYNLAGDAILNEGTIKGNINLDKEANIYGAINNKNTITGNISLNNNSYASSIKNEKEIQGSINLKNDSHIDSIINSGTISQGISLDKSTIGSIENSGTIGNGGIKLYNESQVSSITNNEGAKADLDLKNNSVVDLVINNGQMEITKDDTSHINAFGNNGNLQSKFKNEGEMKLLENSKDAILEQGLENTGSIEIINNAGTITSITNTFNNKTKDTKENSTIGTIINTGIIGNEATPLATQDITYGINNSGTIEKLINSSGDLSDPNAGKNIHIYGGINNSGYMDIFNTGNIHGGITNSGTLIVSNGHIHPATANEEATWHAGFIGKNNNGYQLENNGQGKISIDGWYFKDLEYTQSNEQRLENSIIIGGDNIGGISADKIYVNTSKLQLNTIYDANTFFADKDGNIAGDKTNNGAGVDGNNIYSLSGIYDFVGLGNGKYVANVNLSELSGKTLAKSMVYSSRLRNINISNILRDLNTKNFQTEFSQTLDMQLSKAGEAYGNDADLLAELEDIFIPNKNPNAKNHSFLLPYYNHSSIKIGRSIGQLDVDTVGMIGGSFRELPNDYGIIGFYAGYEDASKEQNTQRIKFDDKTYYGGLTYYGILARDGINQYYISASTRLDYTKSDIEKSYKNIPTTIDSEAKTYGYGVDVKLGANYYNTLDIARISPEIGLSYYGMSNKNFSLRHIDGLREHYLAEQFNFIDASAALKWYKPWSDKIRSNVTIGAIVNLYEDAKGNLKLGQNTLSSDIETSKYYGFGQLGFSYAIADNADLSLNYAGAFTFDNTTSHTMFLKLGMWW, encoded by the coding sequence ATGGTTAACAATAAAGTTTCTAATGTAACTATTGTTAACCAAGGTAGTATTAATGGGAAAGTTAGTGGTATTAAAAGTCAAGGCACTATAGATAGTATATTAAATTCTGGAACTATAAGTGGTGGAAGTCACTATGGAGTTTATGTCAATGGTGGCTCTGTAGAAAGTATAGAAAATCAAAAAGATGGTGTAATACAAGGAAATAAATCAGGAATTCATCTTGATAATCAAGCTAAAATTTCTAGTGTGGTTAATAAGGGAACTATAGTTACAACAAGTGCTAGTGGAGTAGGTTTATATGAAGCTGGTGCTGGTATCAATGTTATAACTTGGGGTACTTCTATAAAAACAATTGATAATCAAGGTTTAATATTAACTTCTAATGCAGGTATAGGTGTATTAAGTAGTGCTACAAATGGTGATTCAAACGTTGAAACTTTAAAAAATTCAGGAACTATAGAATATACCGGATCTTTAGATATGATAAATGAAAAGAATGAAGGTTTTGGCCAAGGTGCTGGTATCTATATAAGTAATATGGATGGCATTCCAAAAATCAACACCATTGAGAATAGTGGATTAATTAATACTTACAACGGGATGTATTTTTCCTTAGGCTCTCAAGTGGAAAATATAAATAATCTAGGAACTATCCATGCCATTAAAGATGGTATTGTTCTAGGAAATGATGTAGGCTCTAACGAGAAACGCCAAACCGAAATCAAGCATATTAATAACACAGGCTCTATTATAGCAGGTAGACATGGTATATTTATAGATAAGTCAAGTAATCAAGAAGTCCCTTTCTACATCAACACTATCGAAAACAAAGGCACCATACTAGGACAAAGTGGTGCAGGTATATTTATAAGTGCACCCAAAGAACATATCAAAGACTACGTTAAATTAGATGGCTCAAATTCCCTCATAGCAGGTGGCACCGCAGGTATTCATAATAAAGGAACTATAGGTACTAATAACAATGGAGCTTCTGTAAATAATGGCAATGTAATTGACTTGCAAAACGGTGCTACTATAGCAGCATTATCTCCTAACAAAGATGGCAGTTTCAATTACAATCTAGCAGGCGATGCTATCTTAAATGAAGGAACTATAAAAGGTAATATTAACCTTGATAAAGAAGCTAATATTTATGGTGCTATAAATAATAAAAACACCATTACAGGAAATATCAGTTTAAATAATAATTCTTATGCTAGTTCTATAAAAAATGAAAAAGAAATTCAAGGTTCTATAAATTTAAAAAATGATTCTCACATAGATAGTATTATTAATAGTGGAACCATCTCACAAGGTATAAGTTTAGATAAAAGCACCATAGGTTCTATAGAAAACTCAGGAACTATAGGAAATGGTGGTATTAAGCTATACAATGAAAGTCAAGTAAGTTCTATTACAAACAATGAAGGTGCTAAAGCTGATTTAGACTTAAAAAACAATTCAGTAGTAGATTTAGTAATAAACAATGGACAAATGGAAATTACTAAAGATGATACTAGTCATATAAATGCTTTTGGTAATAATGGTAACTTACAAAGTAAGTTTAAAAACGAAGGTGAAATGAAACTTCTTGAAAACAGCAAAGATGCTATATTAGAACAAGGTTTAGAAAATACTGGTTCTATAGAGATAATTAACAATGCAGGAACCATTACAAGCATCACTAACACTTTTAATAATAAAACTAAAGATACCAAAGAAAATAGCACCATAGGAACTATCATTAATACAGGTATTATAGGAAATGAAGCTACACCTTTAGCTACTCAAGATATAACTTATGGTATTAATAACAGTGGTACTATAGAAAAGCTTATTAATTCTTCAGGTGATTTATCTGATCCTAATGCAGGTAAGAATATCCACATTTATGGTGGTATAAACAATAGTGGCTATATGGATATTTTTAATACAGGTAATATTCATGGTGGTATTACAAATAGTGGTACTTTGATTGTATCAAATGGACACATTCATCCTGCAACTGCAAATGAAGAAGCTACATGGCATGCAGGTTTTATAGGCAAAAACAATAATGGCTACCAATTAGAAAACAATGGTCAAGGTAAAATCAGCATAGATGGTTGGTATTTTAAAGATCTTGAATACACTCAAAGCAATGAACAAAGATTGGAAAATTCTATCATTATAGGTGGAGATAATATAGGTGGTATTAGTGCAGATAAAATCTATGTTAATACAAGCAAATTACAATTAAATACTATTTATGATGCTAATACTTTCTTTGCAGATAAAGATGGTAATATAGCAGGTGATAAAACCAATAATGGTGCAGGTGTAGATGGTAATAATATCTATAGTTTATCAGGTATTTATGACTTTGTAGGTTTGGGTAATGGTAAGTATGTAGCTAATGTTAATTTGTCAGAATTAAGTGGTAAAACCCTAGCTAAGTCTATGGTGTATTCTTCTAGATTAAGAAATATTAATATTTCTAATATATTAAGAGATTTAAACACTAAAAACTTCCAAACAGAATTCTCTCAAACATTAGATATGCAATTATCTAAAGCAGGAGAAGCTTATGGTAATGATGCAGATTTATTAGCTGAATTAGAAGATATCTTTATTCCTAATAAAAATCCAAATGCAAAAAATCATTCTTTCTTACTTCCTTACTATAACCACTCATCTATTAAAATAGGAAGAAGCATAGGTCAACTTGATGTTGATACTGTTGGTATGATAGGTGGATCTTTTAGAGAATTACCAAATGATTATGGTATTATAGGTTTTTATGCAGGTTATGAAGATGCCTCTAAAGAACAAAACACTCAAAGAATTAAATTTGATGATAAAACTTACTATGGTGGTTTAACTTATTATGGAATATTAGCAAGAGATGGTATTAATCAATACTATATTAGTGCTAGTACAAGACTTGATTATACTAAAAGCGATATAGAGAAATCTTACAAAAATATTCCTACTACTATAGATAGCGAGGCTAAAACTTATGGTTATGGAGTAGATGTAAAATTAGGTGCTAATTATTATAATACTTTAGATATAGCTAGAATATCTCCAGAAATAGGTCTTAGTTATTATGGTATGAGTAATAAAAACTTTAGTTTAAGACATATAGATGGTTTAAGAGAGCATTATTTAGCAGAACAGTTTAACTTTATTGATGCAAGTGCAGCTTTAAAATGGTATAAGCCATGGAGTGATAAAATAAGATCTAATGTTACTATAGGAGCTATAGTTAATTTATATGAAGATGCAAAAGGAAATTTAAAACTTGGTCAAAACACTTTAAGTTCGGATATAGAAACTTCTAAGTATTATGGCTTTGGGCAATTAGGTTTTTCTTATGCTATAGCAGATAATGCTGATTTATCATTAAACTATGCAGGTGCATTTACATTTGATAACACTACCTCTCATACTATGTTTTTAAAACTAGGAATGTGGTGGTAA
- a CDS encoding class II 3-deoxy-7-phosphoheptulonate synthase — protein sequence MKWTKDSWKNYKIQQQPQYPDENELQDVVKKLEKLPPLVFAGEVDKLKKSLAKVVNSQAFLLQGGDCAESFVNFGADNIRDMFKVMLQMAIVLTFAGSCPIVKVGRVAGQFAKPRSSDFEEVDGVKLPSYRGDIINGFEFNEKSRIADPKRMLEAYYQSATTLNLLRAFSRGGLADLRVVHKWNLGFLKKAELGRKYDELSEKITQALAFMQACGVTDTPNLSQTAFYTSHEALLLPYEEALTRVDSLSGEIYDCSAHMLWIGERTRKADEAHVHFLSGVKNPLGVKLSANYDLDEIKKLVSILNPHNEAGRLNFIIRMGYDKIENALPKLFKELKQEGFDILYSIDPMHANTVKSGNFKTREFDKIIQEVRAFFEIAMSEGVYPGGVHLEMTGQNVTECVGGSLNITQEELSKRYETQCDPRLNADQALELAFIIAGLVKKARKC from the coding sequence ATGAAATGGACTAAAGATTCTTGGAAAAATTATAAAATTCAACAACAACCACAATATCCTGATGAAAATGAATTGCAAGATGTTGTTAAAAAATTAGAAAAATTACCACCGCTTGTTTTTGCAGGCGAGGTGGATAAATTAAAAAAATCCCTTGCTAAGGTTGTAAATTCTCAAGCATTTTTACTTCAAGGAGGAGATTGTGCTGAGAGTTTTGTAAATTTTGGCGCTGATAATATAAGAGATATGTTTAAAGTTATGCTTCAAATGGCTATAGTGCTTACTTTTGCAGGATCTTGCCCTATCGTTAAAGTAGGGCGCGTTGCAGGGCAATTTGCAAAGCCAAGAAGTAGTGATTTTGAAGAAGTTGATGGGGTAAAGCTTCCAAGTTATCGTGGGGATATTATCAATGGTTTTGAATTTAATGAAAAATCAAGAATAGCTGATCCTAAAAGAATGTTAGAAGCGTATTATCAAAGTGCTACAACTTTAAATTTATTAAGAGCTTTTTCAAGAGGTGGTTTAGCGGATTTAAGAGTAGTGCATAAGTGGAATTTGGGTTTTTTAAAAAAAGCAGAGCTTGGGAGAAAATATGATGAACTTAGTGAAAAAATCACTCAAGCTTTAGCTTTTATGCAAGCTTGTGGTGTTACCGATACTCCAAATCTTTCTCAAACAGCCTTTTATACTTCTCATGAAGCCTTGCTTTTACCTTATGAGGAGGCTTTAACTAGGGTAGATAGTTTAAGCGGGGAAATTTATGATTGTTCAGCTCATATGCTTTGGATAGGTGAGCGTACTAGAAAAGCAGATGAAGCACATGTGCATTTTTTAAGTGGGGTGAAAAATCCACTTGGTGTGAAGCTTAGTGCTAATTATGATTTAGATGAGATTAAAAAGCTAGTAAGTATTTTAAATCCGCATAATGAAGCAGGAAGATTAAATTTCATCATCCGTATGGGGTATGATAAGATAGAAAATGCCTTGCCAAAATTATTTAAAGAGTTAAAACAAGAAGGATTTGATATACTTTATAGCATAGATCCTATGCATGCAAACACAGTTAAATCGGGTAATTTTAAAACAAGAGAATTTGATAAAATCATCCAAGAAGTGCGTGCATTTTTTGAAATAGCTATGAGTGAGGGAGTATATCCTGGTGGGGTACATTTGGAAATGACAGGGCAAAATGTAACAGAATGTGTGGGAGGCTCTTTAAATATCACTCAAGAAGAACTTTCTAAACGTTATGAAACACAATGTGATCCAAGATTAAATGCTGATCAAGCTTTAGAATTAGCATTTATCATAGCAGGCTTAGTTAAAAAGGCAAGAAAATGTTAA
- a CDS encoding cupin domain-containing protein, which yields MKFRTQIYEVISWEQEIQNGINIFKKIENAYAKEICITMSKDSFMKDHKAPFDITIQVLKGSIDFGVLNQQILLKTLDSISLKAHEIHNLLALEDSIVRLTLYKQDSLERVESVLKS from the coding sequence GTGAAATTTAGAACTCAAATATATGAAGTGATTTCTTGGGAACAAGAAATTCAAAATGGCATAAATATATTTAAGAAAATAGAAAATGCTTATGCTAAAGAAATCTGCATAACTATGTCAAAAGATAGCTTTATGAAAGATCATAAAGCACCTTTTGATATTACCATACAAGTGTTAAAAGGCTCCATTGATTTTGGAGTTTTAAATCAACAAATTCTACTTAAAACACTAGATAGTATAAGTTTAAAAGCTCATGAGATTCATAATCTTTTAGCACTAGAAGATTCTATAGTGCGCTTAACTTTGTATAAGCAAGATAGTCTTGAACGCGTTGAAAGTGTTTTAAAATCTTAA
- a CDS encoding KH domain-containing protein: MVENFLREYAKLIVDFPEKVDIQRQNLENNFAEIIIYVDPSDTGKLIGKNGKLINAIKTVIMAYKVKDATSYRITVKAIEE, encoded by the coding sequence ATGGTTGAAAATTTTTTAAGAGAATACGCAAAATTAATTGTTGATTTTCCTGAAAAAGTTGATATACAAAGACAAAATTTAGAAAACAATTTTGCTGAAATTATCATTTATGTCGATCCATCTGATACTGGTAAGTTGATCGGAAAAAATGGAAAATTAATCAACGCAATAAAAACAGTCATTATGGCTTATAAAGTTAAAGATGCAACTTCATATCGTATAACGGTAAAAGCCATTGAAGAATGA